TGATTTGTTGGAGCAGCGCGACGGCAATCAAAGCCGGGAAGTGAACCGCGGCGAATTGGAGGAGAACAAAAACAAGATCGTCCAGACACTTCAGAACTATAAGATTGACATTACGAGCATCAAGGCGACGATCGGCCCGACGGTCACCTTGTATGAAATCGTGCCTGCGCCGGGCGTGCGGATTTCCAAAATCAAAAATCTGGAGGATGACATCGCCCTGAGCCTCTCGGCCTTGGGCATCCGTATCATCGCGCCGATTCCTGGAAAAGGCACGATCGGTATCGAAATCCCGAATTCGAAGCCGGAAATCGTGTCGATGCGTTCGGTCATGAGCACGGAAAAATTCCGCGATACCAAAGCCGAATTGCCCTTGGTGCTTGGCCGTACGATCAGCAACGAGGTGTACATCGCCGACCTTGCAAAAATGCCGCACTTGCTCATCGCAGGTGCAACGGGGCAAGGTAAGTCCGTGGGTATCAACGGTATCATTTCGTCGATTCTCTACCGGAAGCACCCTTCGCAGGTCAAATTTGTGCTGATCGACCCTAAAAAGGTGGAGTTGAGCCTCTATTCGAATCTGGAAAGCCATTTCTTGGCGGTCTTGGAAGCGAGTGACGAACCGATCATCACGGATACCAAGCAAGTGATCGGTGTGCTGAACAGCCTTTGCGTGGAGATGGATTCGCGGTACGATCTGCTGAAAAAGGCTGGCGTGCGCAACCTCTTGGAATACAACGCCAAATTTACCAGCCGCAAGCTCAATCCGAAAAAGGGACACCGCTTCCTGCCTTATATCGTGCTCATCATCGACGAGTTTGCCGACTTGATGATGACCGCCGGCAAAGAAATCGAAACACCGATTGCGCGTTTGGCGCAGTTGGCCCGTGCGATCGGCATTCACTTGATTTTGGCCACGCAGCGTCCGTCGGTCAACGTCATCACCGGTATCATCAAAGCCAACTTCCCGGCCCGTATTTCCTTCCGCGTGACTTCGAAGGTTGACTCACGCACCATCCTCGATACAGGCGGTGCCGACCAGTTGGTTGGACGTGGTGATCTTCTTTTAAGTACAGGCAGCGAGATTGTGCGAATCCAGAATGCATTCATCGATACGCCCGAAGTAGAAAATTTGGTCAATTTTATCTCCGAGCAAAGAGGCTATCCAACGCCCTATTACCTGCCGGAAGTGCCAATGGAAGGCGGTGATGATGACATCGATGAGGACGATCTGGGCGAAAGGGATGACTTTTTCTCCGATGCAGCAAGGTTGGTGGTGAAGCACCAGCAGGGATCAACATCCTTGATTCAGAGGCGATTAAAGCTCGGATACAACCGCGCAGGCCGTATCATTGACCAATTGGAAAAGGCGGGAATCGTCGGTTCCTTCCAGGGAAGCAAGGCCCGCGAAGTTTTAGTGCAGGACGAATACAGTTTGGAACAGATTTTGAATAACCTGCACTGAAAAGCACTTCTTTCCAGCAGCGTGACACAACTGTTACGCAATGTGGTTTGGGGAATTGGCGCCTTTGTAGGAAATTTGTCCCGTTGTATCAGCTTAAAGCTCAAATGAAAAAATTCAATCTCTTCCTTGGCATTCTGACCTTGTTTGCCCTGAGTTCCTCGACATTCGCGCAGAGCGACCCTAAATCTGACAAGATCATCAAGGCCTCGCAAGACAAGTTCAACAGCCTTGCCGACGTCACTGCCGAATTCACATATACCCTTACAAGCCCCGATCTCAAAAAGCCGGTGGTCAAAAAGGGCAAAGTGACGCTCAAAAAGAGCAAATACATGATCATTTTTCCCGATGAGGAAATGTATTGCAACGGCAAATACACTTGGGTGCTGATGAAATCGGATACCGAAATCTTGAAAAGCGATTTTGATCCAAAAGAAGACTTGAGTCCGGATCGCCTCTACAAAATGTACGAAAAGGATGTAAAAAGCGCATTCAACGGCGAGGAAGCCGGGGCCAACAAGGTTACCCTCTTCGCCAAGAACGACGACGGCGATATCTGGAAGACGCTTTTGTGGATCAATATCGAATCCAAACTCATTCAAAAGGCGATCATGTATGCCCGCAACGGCTCGCAATACACGTATGAGATGACCAACATCCGCGTGAATACTGGCGTTTTGGATGGTGTTTTTACCCTCGATGAGAAAAAATATGTTGACCAGGACTGGATCCTGACCAATCAGAGCGAGAAATAAGCATTCTCATTTTCCACTGAAAACAAAGACTTTGGTGCCCCGCATCGAAGTCTTTGTTTATTTTGCGGCATGACGCCAGCAAAGTTGTTTGAGGCGATCCAGGCAAAGCGGTCCATGCTTTGTGTGGGTCTCGATACCGATCCCCGTAAGCTTCCGCCGCACTTGCAAGGTGCTGCCGACCCCGTTTTCGAATTCAACCGGCAGATCATTGAGGCGACTGCCGAATTTGCTGTGGCCTACAAACCCAACATCGCGTTTTATGAAGCCCAAGGGCCTCGCGGTTGGGAAAGCCTGCGCAAGACGCTGGAGATCATCCCCAAAGATTGCCTCACCATCGCCGACGCCAAACGCGGCGATATCGGCAATACCAGCGAATTGTATGCGCGGGCATTTTTCGAGGAAATGGACTTCGATGCGGTAACCGTGGCGCCCTACATGGGCAGCGACAGCGTCAAACCCTTCCTTCAATTTCCCGGGAAATGGGTGTTTTTGCTGGCATTGACCTCCAACCCCGGCGCGGATGATTTTCAACTGCAAACGGTTGGCGGAGAACCGCTTTACAAACGGGTAGTGAAAACGGCATTGCATTGGGCGGATGGTCTGCCGGGGCATCTCGGCTTCGTCACGGGCGCCACAAGGCCGGAATATCTGGCCGAAATCAGGGCCTTGGCACCTGACAATTTCTTCTTGGTTCCCGGCGTTGGAGCCCAAGGAGGCGATTTGGACGCAGTCTGTCTAAATGGGAAGAATGACCTCGGCGGATTGCTCATCAATGCGAGCCGGAGCATCATTTTTGCCAGCAGTGAACGTGATTTTGCCCAAAAAGCTGCCCAAGAAGCTGCAAAAATGCAGTTGGCGACGGCAGCATTTTTGAGTTGAGCCCCAACGATCGCATCGCATTTCGTTTTGTTGCTTCCTTGAAACTCTGCTGGAAAATGGCTAAGATCCTCCTTGGGAATCGCTATATTCGAGGGATCAAAGCGCAATGTGAGATGCGGAAATTTTTATTGTCGGCAGTTTTCCTGTTTCCCCTTTGGATTTTCGGGCAGTCCAATCTGGGTCTAGTCTGGGCACCGAAGGTGGTCGTCGCCAATGGTGCCACCTACGACAATATCCGCCCCCAAATCGCAGTTGTGGAGGGCGAACTGCCTTTGGTGCTGTGGTGCCGCTCAGTCGGAGGGAGGCATGGCTACGTCGCCCGCTGGAATGGAACGGCATTCGATGCACCCTTCAAGATCAATCCGACGGGTGGAATCAACGCCTACAACGTCGAAGGGCCGAATATCGTCGCCCGCGGTGACACCGCGTATATTGTTTACGTCAGCACTCCGAGTTCAAGCGCTCAAGTGTTGCTGCGCAGCAGCTTCGACGGCGGACGAACATGGAATGCCCCACAATGGGTCGATAGCCTCAGTACCGACATGCCGACATTCGCGAATGTAGAGATTTTGCCCGGCGGTCACCCCATCGTTACCTACATCCGGCAAACGGTCAATTATGCCTCTCCGCGTTGGGTCGTGCGCAAAAGCAACGATGCCGGGCAAACTTGGTTGCCGGAGGTTCCTGTGAGTGGTGCGGCGCCCGGTACCGATGTCTGCGACTGCTGCACCGGCCATACCTATGCGCATGAAGGCAAGGTGATCGAGGTTTTTCGGAACAACGACAACAACCTGCGGGACTTTTGGGCCACCATCTCGACGGATGGTGGCGCGAGTTTTCCCACGGCGATCGACTTGGATACGACAGATTGGACCTTGGCGGCTTGTCCAAGTTCGGGTTCGTCTTCCGTCCTCGTTGGCGACACGATTTACACGGCTTTTATGAGCCAAGGCAGCAACGGGCTTGCCCGTGTTTGGTTGGGCGCAGCACATCTTGGAACGGGCCAAATGGCCTACAACAGAATGCTGAACGGCAATGTGCCGAGCAACACGATTCAGAACTATGTTTCGATGTCTGGCTACGGTGATACAGTTGTGGTCGCTTGGATGGAAAGCAGCGGAGGAAATCCGGAGATCCTGCTGCGGTATTCGTTTACAGGCGTGGCTGATTTGTGGACCCATCCTGTCGTGAATGTGACCGAGTTGGCAACGGGACAACAAAGCTTCCCCGACCTTCTTTGGAAAAATGGCGCCGTGCATCTGGTTTGGCAGGATGAAGCGACGAATCAGGTGGTGTACCGGCGGGCCGAGGTGGGGATTCCGGCAGGACTTGGAAACGCATTCGAAGGAAGCTGGACACTCTACCCAAATCCTGCAAAGGACCGGGTCACGCTCGATGCGCTTCCTTCGGCTGCGTGCACTTTGAGTTTGATGGACATTCGTGGACAGTTGTTGTATCGGATGGAATTGTCACACAAGCATCGGGCAGCGTTGGATTTGGCGGGAGTTGAAGCTGGCGTCTATTTCCTGCAGCTCACTTCGGATGGCGTGCATTTGGGCACCAAAAAGCTGGTGGTGCAGCGCTAATCCGAATGCTATTTCCTGAAAATGTTTAGCTTTGGCCATGGCGCACGGGCACCACGACCACGCAGGGCATGACCATGGGCATGCACACGCGCATCACCACGATGGCACGCACCATCACCATGGCCACCATGGTGCCATCGGCAACCTCAAAGTCGCATTTTGCATGATTTCGGGGATTCGCTCGCCTTGGGCATGGCTTGGTACCTTGAAAAGGTGGCAGCCAAGGAAAGCGACCGATCCTATTCCTATGGTTATGCGCGATTTTCCGTTCTGGGTGCGTTTATCAACTCGGTAGTGCTGATTGTAGGCGCGATTTTTATTCTGCAAAATGCCATTCCGCGTTTGCTGAATCCCCAAGCAAGTGACGCCACGGGCATGATTGTCTTCTCGTTGATCGGCATTGCGGTGAATGGCGCAGCTGTCATTCGCCTGCAAAAAGGATCGACCCTCAACGAACGTGTGGTAGCTTTGCATCTTTTGGAGGATGTGATGGGCTGGGTCGCCATTTTGATCGGCAGCATCGTGATGCGCTTTTGGGATGTGCCCATTTTGGATCCGATTTTGTCGATCGCCATCATGACTTACGTGTTGGTGAATGTATTCCGGAACCTCGGCAAGAGCTTTCGCATTTTTCTGCAAGGCACTCCCCAACAATTGGTTCCCGCCGAAATTGAAAGCAAAGTCCGAGCCGTGGAAGGCGTCGTGGACGTCCATGACCTCCATCTCTGGACGCTAGATGGCCAATACAATGTCGCCACGCTGCATGTTGTTGTTGCCGGTCCGATTGATTTGACGGCAGTCGAAGCCATCAAGGTGCGTGTACGGCATCGCCTCAAGGAGTTGCTGATCGAGCATGCCACCATCGAAATCGAAGACGAATCGGTTGATTGTGAGCTCGGTGACTGCGCCGATCATACGCATTTTGGCAAGCCGGAAGAACCCAAACACCTCGACTTTGAGCTGGAATCACGGTCCAAGCCCATGCCCGAGGAACATTTTCATCCGGATTAAGCCCTCCCCCGAAACCGCATCACGATTTCCTTGTCCACGCCGTCACCGATCGGTTCAAATCCCTGTGATCGGAAAAAATATTCGGCCAAGGCATTCTTCCGAGAAAAGCTCGTGCGGATTTCCTTGCATTTGGGCTGATTGCGCAGCATGTCGAGCAATTGCCGAAGGGCGATTTTGCCAATTCCTTGCTCTTGGTGCGCCTTGTCCACCATGATCCGGCTGATCCAACAAATGGCATCAAACTCGCCGTACATCAGGAAGCCGACCAATTCTTCGCCTTCGAAAATGCCGTAGGGGAATAGGTTCTCAAATTTGCTTTGGGCAATCGAGAATAACACCGAAGGCAGGAAATCTTCCTGATAATCATGGAGTTCGAGCCGAGTGGCCTGCTCCCAGTTGAAGCGGTTCAGGGGTTTGATCTGAACCTTGGCGTCAGTTGAAGATGGCCTTTCCATCGATTTTGAATTTTTTGATTGCTTCTACTTTGTCATCAAACAGATAGGCTTCGACTTCCCAAGACGTGCCGTCATCGAGTTTGAAGCTCAAATTGCAGCTGTTGTTGTTGGGCCAAGTCGCGGTGACCGACTCCTTGGTCAAGGATTGCGCTTGGTGCTCAAAGCTAAACGATTTGTCGCCTGCGGGTACGATGAGCTTGACGGTCACAATGATCGGTCCGGCAGGCGATTCGCGTTTGCCCGATACGTCGATGCTGCGATCACCTTCCGGAGATTTGAAGGTCATCGATTCAATCGGGCCCCCACAACTGCTGAAAAAAAGCGTCAACAGACCGAGGAATAGAATGGATGTGAGTGCGTTTTTCATAGAACCTTCTTTTTCTGCAATGTCGCTACAAATTCCTTCAGGTAAAAGGGCTCAAACGTGACCAAATCTTCATGGTCGCCGGATTCAAATTTGGCTTGAGCACCTTTTCCCATGGATGCTGCAGAGGATACGCGGTCACCCAAGACAATTGCATTCGGATGTTGGCCTAGAATCGGTTCACATTTTGCGGCGCCATCGCCCAAAAATAGAATTTTTCCTTTTGCCAATTCTTCCTGAAATGCATTCTCTTCCACGATCAAGGCTATCGGCTCGTTGCTCGAATGCAGCTGGCTGTCAAATAGTTGGGTAAAAACTTCCATTCGGCGGGCATCGATCATCGGGCAAATCCAAGCGTCCATTTTCGCGGCAAAATCTACAACCGACCAAGCCAAGGCTTCCAGACTGCTGAGGCTCAAAAGCGGAATGTCCAAAGCCATGCAAAGCCCCTTGGCCACGGACACGCCCACGCGCAAGCCCGTGTAGGAGCCGGGGCCGCGCGCGACACAGACGGCGTTGAGATCCGAAGCCTTCAGCTCCATGTCTTGCAAAAGCCGCTCGATCATCACCGTAACAAGCCGTGCATGCGTGCGGTTGGAGTGGTTTTCTTGCAACGAAACCAAGATTCCATCCTCAAACAGCGCGACACTGCTTACGTCTGTTGCAGTCTCAATCGCCAAAATACGCACCTTGGAATCGGTTTGCGGATTGACTTGATCTAGATTTTTCTTTTTCGACACGGCGCAAATTACGTATTTTGCACTGTTTTCAGCAACCTAACAACGGCACAAGGCAAGATGCACATTCACTATTTTTTGCTCCGGAAAATTGCAGCGCAGCTCGATCAAGCGGTCAAGGGCGGCATTTTTGCGGAGGCATTCACGCAGGAGAAGGATCAATTGATGATCGGCCTCGGCACGCCTGACAAGGATGTTTGGCTGCGGGTTTCCTGCGGTGCGCCGTTGCCCTTTATTTGGCCGCTCAATCAATTCAACAAGGCAAAAAAGAATGTTCGTGCGATTTTTCCACAGATTGAGGGCCTGAAAATTCAGCGGGTGCATTGCCTTCCCTACGAACGGGTGATCCTGATCGACTTGGAAAGGTATTATCAGATTGCCCTGAAAATGCATGGGCTCATGAGCAATGTGCTGCTGCTGCATTCGGGGAAGGTCGTGGATCGGTTTCGGCAACATTCAGAGGCGGATCTTGAATTTCTTCCGCAGGCGGGGATTTACAACGAGAATGCCATCAAGGGTGAAGAATTTGCCGAATTGCCTGTTGCGGCGCATTTGAAGGCGATTTCTCCGATTTTTGAGAAGCACTTTGTAAAGTTTGTCGAGCAGAAACTAGGGGAGGGCCTCGACTTCGAATCCGCGTTCAAG
This DNA window, taken from Bacteroidota bacterium, encodes the following:
- a CDS encoding DNA translocase FtsK is translated as MFEKIVPDGSLETLDPDEEVGDWTAYDPTLELSTYQYPTIDLLEQRDGNQSREVNRGELEENKNKIVQTLQNYKIDITSIKATIGPTVTLYEIVPAPGVRISKIKNLEDDIALSLSALGIRIIAPIPGKGTIGIEIPNSKPEIVSMRSVMSTEKFRDTKAELPLVLGRTISNEVYIADLAKMPHLLIAGATGQGKSVGINGIISSILYRKHPSQVKFVLIDPKKVELSLYSNLESHFLAVLEASDEPIITDTKQVIGVLNSLCVEMDSRYDLLKKAGVRNLLEYNAKFTSRKLNPKKGHRFLPYIVLIIDEFADLMMTAGKEIETPIARLAQLARAIGIHLILATQRPSVNVITGIIKANFPARISFRVTSKVDSRTILDTGGADQLVGRGDLLLSTGSEIVRIQNAFIDTPEVENLVNFISEQRGYPTPYYLPEVPMEGGDDDIDEDDLGERDDFFSDAARLVVKHQQGSTSLIQRRLKLGYNRAGRIIDQLEKAGIVGSFQGSKAREVLVQDEYSLEQILNNLH
- a CDS encoding outer membrane lipoprotein carrier protein LolA, which gives rise to MKKFNLFLGILTLFALSSSTFAQSDPKSDKIIKASQDKFNSLADVTAEFTYTLTSPDLKKPVVKKGKVTLKKSKYMIIFPDEEMYCNGKYTWVLMKSDTEILKSDFDPKEDLSPDRLYKMYEKDVKSAFNGEEAGANKVTLFAKNDDGDIWKTLLWINIESKLIQKAIMYARNGSQYTYEMTNIRVNTGVLDGVFTLDEKKYVDQDWILTNQSEK
- the pyrF gene encoding orotidine-5'-phosphate decarboxylase, producing MTPAKLFEAIQAKRSMLCVGLDTDPRKLPPHLQGAADPVFEFNRQIIEATAEFAVAYKPNIAFYEAQGPRGWESLRKTLEIIPKDCLTIADAKRGDIGNTSELYARAFFEEMDFDAVTVAPYMGSDSVKPFLQFPGKWVFLLALTSNPGADDFQLQTVGGEPLYKRVVKTALHWADGLPGHLGFVTGATRPEYLAEIRALAPDNFFLVPGVGAQGGDLDAVCLNGKNDLGGLLINASRSIIFASSERDFAQKAAQEAAKMQLATAAFLS
- a CDS encoding T9SS type A sorting domain-containing protein, which encodes MAKILLGNRYIRGIKAQCEMRKFLLSAVFLFPLWIFGQSNLGLVWAPKVVVANGATYDNIRPQIAVVEGELPLVLWCRSVGGRHGYVARWNGTAFDAPFKINPTGGINAYNVEGPNIVARGDTAYIVYVSTPSSSAQVLLRSSFDGGRTWNAPQWVDSLSTDMPTFANVEILPGGHPIVTYIRQTVNYASPRWVVRKSNDAGQTWLPEVPVSGAAPGTDVCDCCTGHTYAHEGKVIEVFRNNDNNLRDFWATISTDGGASFPTAIDLDTTDWTLAACPSSGSSSVLVGDTIYTAFMSQGSNGLARVWLGAAHLGTGQMAYNRMLNGNVPSNTIQNYVSMSGYGDTVVVAWMESSGGNPEILLRYSFTGVADLWTHPVVNVTELATGQQSFPDLLWKNGAVHLVWQDEATNQVVYRRAEVGIPAGLGNAFEGSWTLYPNPAKDRVTLDALPSAACTLSLMDIRGQLLYRMELSHKHRAALDLAGVEAGVYFLQLTSDGVHLGTKKLVVQR
- a CDS encoding GNAT family N-acetyltransferase, which translates into the protein MERPSSTDAKVQIKPLNRFNWEQATRLELHDYQEDFLPSVLFSIAQSKFENLFPYGIFEGEELVGFLMYGEFDAICWISRIMVDKAHQEQGIGKIALRQLLDMLRNQPKCKEIRTSFSRKNALAEYFFRSQGFEPIGDGVDKEIVMRFRGRA
- the tsaB gene encoding tRNA (adenosine(37)-N6)-threonylcarbamoyltransferase complex dimerization subunit type 1 TsaB, with the protein product MSKKKNLDQVNPQTDSKVRILAIETATDVSSVALFEDGILVSLQENHSNRTHARLVTVMIERLLQDMELKASDLNAVCVARGPGSYTGLRVGVSVAKGLCMALDIPLLSLSSLEALAWSVVDFAAKMDAWICPMIDARRMEVFTQLFDSQLHSSNEPIALIVEENAFQEELAKGKILFLGDGAAKCEPILGQHPNAIVLGDRVSSAASMGKGAQAKFESGDHEDLVTFEPFYLKEFVATLQKKKVL